CCGGAGCAGAGCAGCGCGGCGGGCCGGGTGCCCAGGCCGAGCAGCACCAGCAGGCCGCCGGCCAGCTGAATCAGGGCGGCCCACCAGCCGGGCCACTGACCGGTCGGAAGGGTGGCGCCGTGCGCGCCGCCCAGGACGCCGAACAGCGAGGCCGCGCCGTGGCAGGTGAACAGCAGGGCGGTGACGATCCGCAGCAGGGCCAGGGTGTGCGGCCTGGCGGGTTCGACGAACGCGCGGGGGTCGAATGACATGGTGGGGCTCCTCGGTCGGCGGCCGGCGCCGTCGGCGCGGCCGGGTGCGGGATCGGGCTCGCCAGGCGCCGGCCCCACTCCGGCACCGCTGAGGGAAAGGCACGCCCACTGCGCCGCACCGGGGCCGCACGATCCCGGTAACGCGGCCCGGCCTCCACGCCGCGCGGTTGACGGGCGCGCGACGTGCAGTGGCGACCTGCCGCCGTCCGTACGGTGCGGCGAGGACGGCCCGCACAGCCCGGATGACGTGGCGGTGACAATTCTGGCGCATCGTCAGAGGTCTTGTCATCACCGGAACATCGGCCGCGCTGGTTCCCCTCAGCATCTCCACGTCCTCCTGCCCTGCCCGGCTCCGCCCGGCGTCCTCCGACGGGTCCCCCACCTGCT
The sequence above is drawn from the Kitasatospora sp. NBC_00315 genome and encodes:
- a CDS encoding DoxX family protein, with protein sequence MSFDPRAFVEPARPHTLALLRIVTALLFTCHGAASLFGVLGGAHGATLPTGQWPGWWAALIQLAGGLLVLLGLGTRPAALLCSGSMAYAYFSVHQEKALWPIQNGGELSVLFCWVFLAIAVTGPGSLALDLLLRRPDARRRPAVANRAA